The region CTGAAGGATACATCTCTTGTTGCGCGTCGTCTGGCGTCCTGCCCGCTCTTTCTGTGTGCCAGTCCGGCCTATCTAAAACGGCATGGTGTGCCTGATAAACCGGCTGACCTGGCTGATCACAATGTTCTCGCCTACACCGCTAACTCCGCCATTCATGAATGGCGCTACAGAACGCCCGAACAGGAAAGAGGACAGGTTTCGCTAAGCGGAACGTTTCGCTCAAATTCCGGCGATATTCTCTGCCAGTCAGCTGTTGAAGGGGTGGGCATTGTGATGCTGCCCGTCTTCTATTTGGCAGAACACCTGAAGCAGGGTCGTCTGGTCCGCCTGTTTCCAGATTACACGACCTGGCCGGAGCGGGATATCCATGCCGTTTTCCGTCCCAACAGATATCAGTCAGCCCGCCTGCGTCTGTTCATTGATCATCTGGTCGCGGCCTGCAGGGGGCTGCCCTGGTAGCGGTGATCTGCAGTAATGTCGGTCGATCAGAAATAGTGTGAAGCAGAGGATCTCTGCCACACCTCATCTCGCTCACATCCGCCTGTAGGTAAAGTCCGTATCGGCGTCATCCCCGGCGAGGGTCAGCAGGTTGGTGACGGTTTTGTGGTGGGGGGATTTGCTGCAGACGGGATCTGTGGCACCGGCGTCTCCGGCAAGTGCCATGGCCTGGCATCGGCAGCCGCCGAAATCCACCTCCCGGCGCTCGCAGGACTGGCAGGGTGCGGGCAGCCAGTCGGTGCCGCGATAGGCGTTGAATGACGGGCTGTCATACCAGATTCCGGACAGAGGCGTATCGCGCACATTCTCGAAGGTCAGGTGCGGAATGGTCTCGGCTGCATGGCAGGGCAGCACTGTGCCGTTCGGGGTGATGTTAAGCCCCGCGGACCCCCAGCCGCCCATGCAGGCCTTGGGATAATCCGCATAATAATCCGGCGGCACAAAGTCGATGGCCAGCGTGCCAAGAAGGCGCCTGCGGGCGTCGGTCACGATGCGCTTGGCATTGTCTGTCTGTGTGCGGGTCGGCAGCAATTGAGCCCGGTTGCGGTTGGCCCAGCCGTGAAACTGCACACAGGCCACTTCCAGACGGCGGGCACCCATATCAATTGCCATCTGAATGGTGGCCTCCAGGTCATCCAGATTGTGCCGATGCATCACCGCGTTGAGGGTGAGCGGAATGCCGCGCTCCCTGATATCAGCGGCAAGGGTCATCTTGCGGTCAAAACCGCCTTTATATCCGCCGACCTTGTCGGCCAGGTCTGCACTGGTGCCCTGAAGGGACAGCTGGATGTGATCGAGTCCGGCCTCTTCCAGCTGATCCAGCCGTGCGGGTGTAAGCCCGATGCCGCTGGTGATGAGATTTGTATAGAGGTCTGCGTCCCGGGCGGCCCGGGTCAGGGCAACCAGATCAGGCCGGGAAGCCGGTTCCCCGCCAGAGAGATGCAGTTGCAGGACGCCAAGCCTTGAGGCCTGATGAAACACATCGGCCCAGATCTCTGTATCAAGTTCCTGCTCCCGACCCAGCAGGTCAGTCGGATTGGAGCAATAGGGACAGGCCAGCGGGCAACGATGGGTCAGCTCTGCCAGCATAGCGATGGGGGGCGGTGCTTTGGGTTTTGTTCCAGCCTCTGTCATTCCATCACCGCCACGACCATGCGGGCCCTGAGGCCTGAGAGAAAGGTCTGCACATCACCTGCGATCTGTTCAGCCGGTGCATTGTAGGTCCGGGCCAGATCCTCGATGATGGCACCGAAGGTCGCCTCCCCGTCGAGGCGGGACAGGATAGCCTCGCCTATCGGATCAAGCGCCACGGCCTTCTCGGGTGCCAGAAGCACCTTGCCACCGCGCACCCGGTCATCCACCACGCGCACGCCGCGGGGCAGATAGGGGCGGTCATTGGCGGAAAGCGGCGTCATTGATCCCCTTCCCCTGCCTGTGCTCCTTCCCCTGCTTCTGGCCCTGCTTCTGTCTTCAGAAGTCCCTCGCCCGGCTGCCAGGCCCCCGGCGGAATACGCCCGGACTCCACATAGGCTCCCCACAGGGCGTCAAGCTGGGCCCAGAGCACATCGGTCTTGAAGATCAGCGCCTCGCAGACCGCGTCCTGCTTTTCGGGCGTATCCGCGTGCTCAAGCACCCAGGCCAGGCCGAACTGCACATCCTTGGGCGCTTCTGTCAGCCGCTTGCGGAAATAGGAAAGGCTGTCCGCATTGGCAAAGGCGTAATGCTCCAGAAGCCCCTCAATCCGCCGCTCATGAATGGCCGGTGCAAAGAGCTCGGTTAGTGATGAGGCGACAGCCTGCAGCAGCGGCTTCTCACGCACATAATGGATATAGGCTTCAACGGCAAAACGGGTGGCAGGCAGAATACCCCTGCCGGACGCCACATAATCGGGATCAAGGCCCACGGCCTCCGCCAGTTTCAGCCAGCGCCTGAGACCGCCGCCAGCCTCTGCATCGCCGTCATGGTCTTCAATGCGGCTGCGCCATTCCCGTCGCATCTGCGGATCATCGCAGCGGGACAGAAAGG is a window of Coralliovum pocilloporae DNA encoding:
- the pqqE gene encoding pyrroloquinoline quinone biosynthesis protein PqqE; the encoded protein is MTEAGTKPKAPPPIAMLAELTHRCPLACPYCSNPTDLLGREQELDTEIWADVFHQASRLGVLQLHLSGGEPASRPDLVALTRAARDADLYTNLITSGIGLTPARLDQLEEAGLDHIQLSLQGTSADLADKVGGYKGGFDRKMTLAADIRERGIPLTLNAVMHRHNLDDLEATIQMAIDMGARRLEVACVQFHGWANRNRAQLLPTRTQTDNAKRIVTDARRRLLGTLAIDFVPPDYYADYPKACMGGWGSAGLNITPNGTVLPCHAAETIPHLTFENVRDTPLSGIWYDSPSFNAYRGTDWLPAPCQSCERREVDFGGCRCQAMALAGDAGATDPVCSKSPHHKTVTNLLTLAGDDADTDFTYRRM
- the pqqC gene encoding pyrroloquinoline-quinone synthase PqqC, whose protein sequence is MSTANQPSDTLSPLEARLRAIGKERYHDRHPFHHRLHGGACSPDQVRAWVINRWAYQAAIPMKDAAFLSRCDDPQMRREWRSRIEDHDGDAEAGGGLRRWLKLAEAVGLDPDYVASGRGILPATRFAVEAYIHYVREKPLLQAVASSLTELFAPAIHERRIEGLLEHYAFANADSLSYFRKRLTEAPKDVQFGLAWVLEHADTPEKQDAVCEALIFKTDVLWAQLDALWGAYVESGRIPPGAWQPGEGLLKTEAGPEAGEGAQAGEGDQ
- a CDS encoding LysR family transcriptional regulator, which produces MDHLSRIAIFVAVLQERSFAGAARKLGITGSAVSKQIQNLEHDLQVKLLNRTTRSVTPTEEGAVYFDRAKQALDDLKEAREELLELKSRPHGPLKIGLPHSLGIKYLTDCVARFADEYPEVALDVNLDDRYVDLVNEGYDVVVRIGALKDTSLVARRLASCPLFLCASPAYLKRHGVPDKPADLADHNVLAYTANSAIHEWRYRTPEQERGQVSLSGTFRSNSGDILCQSAVEGVGIVMLPVFYLAEHLKQGRLVRLFPDYTTWPERDIHAVFRPNRYQSARLRLFIDHLVAACRGLPW
- the pqqD gene encoding pyrroloquinoline quinone biosynthesis peptide chaperone PqqD; the protein is MTPLSANDRPYLPRGVRVVDDRVRGGKVLLAPEKAVALDPIGEAILSRLDGEATFGAIIEDLARTYNAPAEQIAGDVQTFLSGLRARMVVAVME